GCTGATGACGACCCCGGCGGGCGCCACGGTGCCGCTGTCCCAACTGGCTTCGATCGTGCCGTCGCTGGGGCCGAACACCATCAGCCGCGAGAACGTGCAGCGGAAGATCGTCGTGAGCGCGAACGTCGCGGGGCGCGATGTGGGCGGAGCCGCGGAGGCGCTTCAGGCGCGGGTCGCGGCCGAGGTCGAACTGCCGCCGGGCTACTACGTCCAGTACGGCGGCCAGTTCGAGAGCGGGCGAGAGGCGACGCGGCGCATCACGCTGCTCTCGTTGTTCTCGATCGCCGCGATCTTCCTCATCATGTTCCGGGCCTTCGGGAGCGCCAGGATCGCCGCCCTTCTCATGGTGAACCTGCCGCTGGCGCTGGCGGGGGGCGTGCTCGCGGTGCTGCTCATCGGCGGCACGGTGAACATCGCGACGCTGGTCGGGCTCATCACGCTGTTCGGCATCGCCGTGCGGAACGGGATCCTTCTCGTGAGCCGCTATCAGGATCTGCGTGCGGCGGGCGCCGGGCTGGGCCCGAGCATCCGCCGCGGCTCCATGGAACGTCTCAGTCCCATCCTCATGACGGCGCTCACGGCGGGCCTTGCGCTCGTCCCGCTCGCCCTGGGCATCGGCGAACCGGGCAAGGAGATTCAGGCCCCGCTCGCCGTCGTCGTACTCGGGGGGCTGTTCACATCCACCACGCTCAACATGGTCGTCGTACCCGCCCTCTTCCTGCGCTTTGCGGGGGCTTCCGCCAATCCGCGCACGGATGCTGGTTGACATGAATTCGAGGAACAGCTTCCGGCGCACGTTCGCGCTGTTGGCAGTGACCCTTGCTGTCGCCGCTTGCGGAGATGACTCGACCGGGGCTGGAGGAGACAGGCTGACACCGGAGGAGAGCGAGGCCCTTTACCGGGCTCTCCGCAACCATGTCAATCTGGATCCGACGGGTGAGCTGCCGCCGGAGGTACGCGCCTGTACGGGTGGTGGCGAGGCGACGCTGACCGCCTCCGTCTCGATGTCGGAAGGCGAAAGCGACATTACGTTCCACGTCGATCTCACGCTGGTGCCGCGCGACTGCGTGGAGGCGGCGCACGGAAGGACGTTCAAGCTGAACGGCGCTCCGAGCCTCCGGGAAACCGGCACGTACGCCTTGAGGGTGTCGCCCCGGCTCGGGTTCCGGAACGTTATCGACATGGCGCTGTCCGGGGCCGTCACCTACCAAACGGCCGGGCGGAGCGGCACATGCGACATTTCGATGTCCACGCGGCTCGAGGTCTCAACCACAGCCGGAAGGCAGACGGGCGGCGCCTCCGGGATCATGTGCGGGAACCCGCTGGAAATCGATCTGAGCGGGCCGCTGTCGGAGCCGTGACGCCCCGAGCGGCAGCCGCCGGCCTTCCGTCGCGATCCGGGATCGTCCCCGCAAGGGCCGCAGCTGCGGCCGTGCTTACTCGAAGCGGTCGATGGAGAAGTATGACCGTTCCCGGCGCGGCACGTCCGAGAGCAGGTCGGCCATCAGCGACCCGAGGACGGGTGTGAACTTGAACGCATGCCCGGAGCCTCCGGCGAAGATCACCACCCTGGAGTGGTCCGGGTGGCGGTCGACGATGAAGTCCTCGTCGGGCGTGTTCGTGTAGAGACAGACCGACGCGTGCGCCAGCGCGCCCGCCACGCCCGGCGCGTAACGCCCGAACAGCCATCGCAGATCCTCCGTCTCCGAGGCCCCGATCTCACGGTCGACCCGCTCGACATCGGTTCGGCGTCCGTCCTGAAAGTGCATCCCGGCCTTCAGACCTCGCTCCGTCGGTGGGAATCCGTACCACGTACCCCCCTGTTCAAGCTCCCATACCCAGGCAGGGCCGTCGCGGAGCGTGAGGGTGTGTTCCCCGGCGGGTTCGAACCAGTACTGCACCGTGCGCTCCACCTCGAGGGGGAGGGAGAGTTCGGGAAGCAGTTGCGAAGTCCACGCCCCCGCGGCGATGGCGAGTCGCCGCGCCGGGTATTCTCCCCGAGCCGTCCGGACCCGGACGCCCGAGGCCGAAGCGGACCAGCCGACCACGGGCTCGTCGAAGCGCAGGTCCGCGCCCCCGGCCGCCTCCAGCATCGCCTCGAGGCAGCTTTCCAGTGAGAGGATGGCGGCCCCTGGTTCGTAGATGCTGACGGTGCCGGGATCCGGGCGGAGCCAAGGGAAGCGCTCGACCACTTCTTCCACGGAGAGGGGGACGTAATCGGTGTCCGGCCCGGCGACGCCGCGAAGCGGCCCCCCGGCGAACGCGCGGCCGTCTTCCGGCCCCATCATGAGGGCGCCCGTCGTCCGCAGCAGCGTTCGGCCGGACGAGCGCCCGAGTTCCTTCCAGCGCCGGAAGGCGTCGCGGACGAGCGGCATGTACGGCGACGCGTGGTACCACCCCGCGCGGATCATCCGCGTGTCGCTGTGCGCCGATCCCATCGTGTGCGGGGGCCTGTAGCGGTCGAATCCCACCACCGAGTGTCCTCGTCGGACGAGTTCGGCCGCGGTCGCGCTTCCGATGGCTCCGAGTCCGATGACGGCGAAGTCGTGCATGTCGATGCCGGTCGCGACTCAGTTTGCGATTCTTGGGAAAACAAGGCGCTGGTCGGCCTCCACGACCGAAACCGCGCCCGCGACGCGCTCCGCGACTTCGAACACGAACTGCACGGCGGACCCGTGCATCAGGAACGCGGTCGGGGACTGGGGGAGGAGTCGGAACGCGGTCTCGCCAGTGCGGGCGGCCATGAGAACGTCCTCCTCGAGCGTGACGGTCAGGGTCGTGGCCGGGTCGATCCGGTACTCGCCCACCAGGATGGACAGATCCTCGGGCTCCACCCGCACGATGGGGAGCCGAAGCGCCGGATCGGGTTCGACGCCCATCTCCGACAGGCGTTCCAGGAGCCGGGGCATCCCGGGATTGTACGTGAGCGCCGTCCGGATGTGGTCCGACGCCGCCTCCAGAGCCCCGGCCTCTTCGTGAAGCTCGGATAGCGCGAATCGGATGGCGATGGGGAGGGGTTCCGGCGTTCCGGCCGCGTAGGCCTCGAGGATCGCGATGGCCGTGGCCGGCTCGCCCGCCCGGAAGTGGCCCGCGAGCCTCAGGATCTGGCCGGGCGAGTAGTCGTATTCCTCCGGTCGCGTCCGGCGCCAGTTCTCGTACCTCGTCATCGCCGCCTCGACCCCGCCCGCCTCGACGATCGGCAGCAGCCGTTCGGCGATCGACGGTTTCGGACGAACGGCCTCGGCGCCCCACAGCAGATTCGTCAAACCCTCCACGAGCGGTCCCAGGTCGGAGGACGTGTTGTCCAGCAGCACGATGAGGCGTCCGTGGTCCGGGAAGACGCGCAGCAGCGAGGAGAACCCGAAGATCCCCCCAGAGTGTTCGATCGTGCGCACGCCGCGGTCGCGCTCGATATCCCGCGCCCGCACGCCGACGCCGTACCCGTATGCCCCGGCTTCGAGGCCCGGGGTCGTCATGCGCGCCAGCGTCTCCGGGTCCCGGAACAGGCCCCCGTCGAGGAAGAGGCGGGTGGCCCACCGGGTGAGATCCCCCACGGTGGAGTACAGCATGCCGGCCGAATAGGGCACGGACGGATCGATGAGACGCGCCGGGCGATAGCCGACGAGGTCGCGCGTGTGGCCGGCCGCGTGGCCCTCCGGCGGCCGGAGCGAACCGTCGTATCCGGTGTCGCGCAGTTCCAGCGGGTCGAGTACGTACGTTCGAAGCGCCTCGGCGTAGCTCAGCCCCGTGACGCGTTCGGCGATCCAGCCCAGAAGGACGTATCCCGAGTTGGAGTACTCGAAGTCCGTGCCCGGCTCGAAGGAGAGGGGGGCCTCCCAGGTGAGCGCGAGGATCTCGCCCGGCGAGAACGGGGTCGCCGCCTCCCAGTCCATGAACCCCGGCATGTTCGTGTAGCTCGGCAACCCCGACGTGTGGGTGAGCAGGTGATGGAGCGTGACCCGGTCCGCGTTTTCGGGCGGATACTCCTCGATATGGCGCCCCACCGGATCGTCGACCCGCAGCAGCCCCTCTTCTTCAAGTCTGAGGACGAGTGCGGCCGTGAACTGCTTCGTCAGCGAAGCGATGCGGAACCGCGTGCTCGCGTCGTTGGCGCCGCCGGCCGCGAAGTCCGACCGTCCGAACGCGCCCTCGAACAGGACCTCGCCCTCGTCGACGATGAGCGCCGCGCCATTGAACAGCCTGAGGTCATGGAAGGACCGCAGGTAGCCTTCCGCCCGTTCCGCGCGCGACTGCGCCTCGGCGGCGGACGCGAACGCGGCGACGAGCGCGGCCGCGAGACCGTACCTCCACGATGACTTGTGAAGCGGATACAAGCGGGATTCTCCCTCGTCGCTCCTTGTCAGGCGAGCGCCTCACCACTATCGGCGCCGACCCAGGCGTTTGCCACAGGCTGCCGGGCCGAAACGCTCGCGTGCCCCGTACGAAAGGGATAGGATCGCATCATGCGCTCGATCTCAAGTCGGCAGCGGTCCCGGATCCTGGAACTGGAGGAGGCTGCGCGGCCGCTCGACCCCGACGCGGGGGAGCGCGACCGCCTCATGACCGAGGTGCATGGCTACGCGCAGCGGTTCCTCGACGGGCTCCCCGAACGCCTCGCCTACCGGCACGACAAGTCCTCCGTGGCGGAGATCCGGGAACTGGGCGCCGGGGCCGATACGCGGCCCATCGGGCGGCTCATCGACCGGATCGATGAGTCCGTCGTGGGGGTGGGACTGGTGCCCTCGCACGGCGGCCACCTCGGGTACATCCCCGGCGGCGGCATATACGCCTCTTCGCTGGCGGACTATCTCGCGGCCGTCACGAACGAATACGCCGGGGTACGGTTCACCGGGCCGGGCGCGGTCGAGATGGAGAACGTCATCCTCGACTGGATGGCCCGTTTCGCGGGATACCCGGCCACGTGCGCCGGGAACCTGGCCTCGGGCGGCTCGATCGCGAGCCTCATCGCCGTCGTCACCGCGCGCGAGGCGGCCGGGCTGCGCGCCCGCGACTACGAGCGTGCGGTCGTCTACTCCTCGCCCCACCTGCACCACTGCCTGCACAAGGCGCTCAGGATGGCCGGCGTGGGAGAGGCGGTGCGGCGCGACGTCCCGCTGGATGGGGAATACCGGATGCGGGTCGACGCGCTCGCCGAACTCGTGGCGGAGGATCGCGCGCGCGGACTCCGGCCCTGGCTCGTCTTCGCTTCGGCGGGCACCGTGGACATCGGCGCCATCGACCCGCTCGCGGAGATCGCGGACGTCGCCGAGCGCGAAGATCTCTGGTTCCACGTGGACGGCGCCTACGGCGGCTTTTTCGCCCTGCTTGAGGAGATGCGGCCCGCGCTGGCGGGGCTGGAACGCTCGGATTCCCTCGTCCTCGACCCGCACAAGGGCATGTTCCTCCCCTACGGGACCGGCGCCGTGCTCGTCCGCGACGGGAACGCCCTGGCGGATGCGCACACCTCCGGCGCCAGCTATCTGCAGGACACGGTCGAGGCCGAGCGCTGGGGGCCCTCTCCGGCCGCCGTATCGCCGGAGCTCACCAAGCACTTTCGCGGACTGCGGGTTTGGCTGCCGCTCCTCCTTCACGGGGAGGCGCCGTTCAAGGCCTGCCTTCGGGAGAAGCTCGAACTCGCACGGTACTTCCACCGAGAGGTCGGGGCACTCGGGTTCGAGGTGGAGTCGGAGCCGCCGCTGTCGGTGGTCACCTACCGCTGGGTACCGGAGTCGGGCGACGCGGACGCCTTCAACCGCGCGCTGATCGAAGAAACGCACCGCGACGGCCGGGTCTTCCTCTCCTCCACGACGATCGATGGAACCTTCCTGCTGAGAATGGCGGCGCTCGCGTTCCGCACGCACCTCGACACCATCGACCTCGCGCTCGAAGTCCTCGCTGAGGCCGTGGAGCGCCTCGAAGCTCACCCCGAGCGCTGGCGCTCGGAAGCGTCGGCCGAAGCGTCCGCCGGAGCGCCCGCCGAAGCGCTCGCCGGGGGAGGCGGCGCCTGATGGCGGGTTCCGGCCCCGGGCTCGCCCGCCAGGACGTGCGTTTCGAGCCGAACGAGCGTCCTCCGCTCCCCATGGCCGCCGGACTCGGCGTCCAGTACGCCCTTATCTGCCTCGCCAGCATCGTGCTCACGCCGACGGTCATGATCACGGTGGCGGGCGGAAGCCCGGAGTACCTGTCCTGGGCGGTGTTCGCGGCGCTCGTCATCAGCGGCATCACGACGGCGATCCAGGCGCGCAGCGTGGGACGGATCGGCGCCGGCTACGTCCTCATCATGGGGAGCACGAGCGCCTTCATCGCGGTGAGCGTCACGGCCATCGAGCAGGGCGGGCCGGGCATGCTCGCGGTGCTGATCATCGCCTCCTCGCTGGTCCAGTTCCTGCTTGCGTCCCGGATGGCGCTCCTGCGCCGGGTGTTCACGCCCACCGTGGCGGGCACCGTGCTGATCCTGATCCCGGTGACGCTGACCCCGATGATCCTGCGGAAGCTCGCCGAAGTCCCGGCCGGAGCCCCGACCGCCGCGGGTCCGCTCGTGGCCGGCGTGACGCTGGCGGTCACGGTCCTGGTCCCGCTTCGGTTCTCCGGCGCCCTTCGGCTGTGGGCCCCGGCCCTCGGGATCGTCGCCGGATCGCTCGTCGCCGGCCTCGGGTTCGGGATCTACGACATGTCCAGCGTCTACGAAGCCCGCTGGATCGGCCTGCCGGACCTGGCGTACCCCGGACTCGACCTGAGCTTCCGCCCCGAGTTCTGGGCTCTCTTGCCCTCCTTCCTCATGGTGACGCTCGTGAGCGCCATGGACACGCTCGGCGATGCGATCGCGATTCAGCGCGTCTCCTGGCGCAGGCCGCGCGCGATCGACTTCCGCTCCATCCAGGGCGCGATCGCCGCCGACGGCGCGGGCAACCTCCTCTCCGGTCTGGCCGGGACCGTCCCCAACACGACCTACGGCGTGGGCATCGCCGTCGCCGAACTCACCGGCGTCACCTCTCGCGCCATCGGGATGTGCGTCGGCGTCGTCTTCGCGGCGTTCGCCTTCCTGCCGAAATTGCTCGCCCTCATCATCGCGATCCCCGGCCCCGTCGTGGCGGCCTATTTCATCGTCGTCGTGGCGCTGATCTTCGTCTTTGGGATGAAGATCCTGCTCCAGGAGGGGCTGGATTACCGCAACGGCCTCGTGGTCGGCGTGGCGTTCTGGCTCGGCATCGTCTTCCAGTTCGACTGGATCTACCCGGAGCAGATCGTCGGAGCCTGGGAGGAATTCCTCGGCAACGGCATGACGGTCGGCGGCATCACGGTGATCCTGCTCACCATCTTCGCCGAGGTCACCGGAGGCCGTCGGGCGCGCCTCAAGACGCGGTTATCGGACGACACGTGGTCGGAGGTTGACGCCTTCCTGGTGAAGTTCGCGGCGCGCAAGGGCTGGGACGAGGAGATGGCAACGCGTCTGCGTGCGGTGGGCGAAGAGACGATGCAGATCCTCGGCCGCACCGGAGCCGCAGCTGCATCCGAGGCCGAAGCTGCGGCCGAAACCGGGACCGAAGCCGGGACCGACGAGGCGCGAAGCCTGTTGCTCATCGCGAGCAGCGATGGCCCCGCGGCGGATCTCGAGTTCATCGCGACGACGGACGAGAAGAACGTCGAGGACCAACTGGCGATGCTCAGCGAGGGGGCCGCAGGGGTCCCCGTTGAAGCGGAGACGCCGCTTCGGCTGCTGCGGCACTACGCCTCGTCCATCCGCCACCAGCAGTACCACGACATCGACATCCTCACGATCCGCGTCGAGTCTGTCCCCAAGGTGGCTGCCGACTTCTGATGAGGACGTCCGAACCCCCCACGAGAACGCGCGGGCGAGCCCGTGGCGGCCGGCCGGTCCGTTCGCTCGCCGTCGCCGTGCTCCTCGTCGGGTGTGCCGGCGAGGCGGAGCGGCACGTGTCGCTGGAGCCGGGAGATGTCGAGTTCGAGCGGTCGTTCCCGAGCGGCGAACCCCATCTCGCGGTGGGCGCCGAGGGTCGCGCGATCCTGACATGGATCGAGCCGGAGGACGGCGTGCCCGCGCTGCGGCTGGCGATTCGCGGGGAGGGAGGCTGGTCCGAGCCGCGAACCGTGTGGGCGTCGGAAGAGATGTTCGTGAACTGGGCCGACTTTCCGTCCTCGGTGGAGATGCGCGACGGGACGCTCGCCGTTCACTGGCTGGAGAAGGTGGCCGACGCGCCCTACGCCTACCATGTCATGTTGGCGCTCTCTGCGGATGACGGCATGACGTGGTCGGAGCCGTTCCGCGCGCACGACGACGCGTCGCCGACCGAGCACGGCTTTGTGTCGATGGTGCCGTGGGGTGACGGTGCGGGGCTGACCTGGCTCGACGCCCGCGCCATGGCAGGCGATGCCGGGGGCGGCGAGCACGTGGCCGTAGGCGGCGAGCACCTGGCCGGAGCCGGAGGGGGAGAGCGCGGGGCGATGTCCGTCCGCTTCCGGACGCTCGCGCCGGATGGTCGCCTGGGCCCCGAGGTGCTGCTCGACGACCGCACGTGCGAGTGCTGCCAGACGGCGCTGGCCCGCGTGGGGGACGGTCTGGTCGCCGCCTACCGCGACCGGAGCGAATCCGAAGTCCGCGACATCGCCGTGGTTCGCGGGGCGGGGGAGGACTGGACCGAGCCCGCTGCGGTCTCGACCGACGGCTGGGTCATCCCCGGCTGTCCGGTGAACGGGCCGCAGTTGAGCGGCGACGAGGGGGCGCTGGCCTCGGCCTGGTACACGGGCGCCGGCGGCACACCGCAGGCATACGTCGCGTTCTCGGCCGACGGTGGCGCAACCTTCGGCCCGCGAATCCGGGTCGACGAGGGGTTGCCGCTGGGCCGCGTGGACATCGAGCGCCTCGACGACGGTTCGGCGGCGGTCGTGTGGCTCGAAGCCTCGAACGAGACGCCGCGCGTCCTCGTCCGCCGCGTCCATCCGGACGGTTCGCTGGACGCGCCCCTCCTGATCTCCGAGACCGCCGGCGAACGCTCGAGCGGGTTTCCACGCATGGTGCGGAGGGGGGACGAGTTCCTGTTCGCGTGGACGATCCCCGGCGAAGGCGGCGGCGTACGCGTCCGCGCCGTGCGACTCTCCGACTGAAGCCACCGTCCGGGGTCAGGGGACGAGAAGCACCTTCGCGACACCCGGCTCCGCCGCCCGGCTGAATGCCTCCGGGGCGTCGGAGAGCGGCAGCCGGTCGTCGATCAGATCGCGCACCTCGAAGTCTCCGCGCTCCAGCGCCGCCAGGGCGTCCTCGAAGGGCCCGCACCGGGACCCGAGCAGTCGTATCTCATCTACCACAACGGATGAGATGTCGATGGATAACTCGTTTGTGTGCGTGCTCTTGAGAATTACTGTTCCGCGTGGTCGAACGGCCCGGCGGGCGACGGCGAAGCCCGCCGCTGCACCGCTACATTCGACGACGAGATCGTAGGCCGCTTCCTCCACGGCGGTGGCCGGCCCGGCGGCGAGCCCGGCCGCGCGAGCCCGCGCCAGGTTGCGCTCCGACCGCCCGGCGACCTCCAGCCCCGGCAACCGAATCGCCAGCGCCCGCGCCACGAGTTGCCCCAGCCGGCCCGCACCCACGACGAGCGCCCGGGTCACGCGACCGTGCTCGATCTCGCGCCCGACCTGCCGCAGGACGCGGCAGGCAGCCGCAACCGGTTCTGCGAACACGGCAACCTCGTCCGGAAGCGCCTGCGGCACGCGGTGCAGGTTCGAGACCGGCGCCCGCAGCCATTCGGCGAACGCGCCATCACGCCCGTGGATGCCGATCGCCTCGCGGCGAAGGCAGTGCGTCGGCCGGCCGTTCGCGCAACTGCGGCAGAGCGGCTCGGCATGTCGCGAGCGGCAGGTGACGTTGATCTCCGCCACGACCCGCGCCCCGACCCACTCGGGCGACCCCTCCTCGACGCGTCCGACGAACTCGTGCCCCGGAATCCCCGAGAAGCCGCGGTATCCACGCAGCAACTCCAGGTCCGTCCCGCAGATTCCCGCCATCGAGACCCTGATGATGGCCTCTCCGGGCTCGAGAGGGGGCCGCGGGAGGTCGTCGCGTATGCGGACCCTGCCGCCGTCGATCCAGGCCGCGATCACCCGCGGCGCCGCTCGAGGATCGCGCGGAACGACCGCGTTTCGAGTTCCGCGGCGGTGAGACCGGAGCGGGCCGCCTCCTCCGCCGTCAGGGCGCCGGTCGCGAGCCCTCGGAGGAAGAAGTTCAGAAGGCCCTGGCCCGAGGCTTCGTCGTCGAACACCGACCCCGTGAGGACGGCCTGCCCCGCGACGGCCACGAAGCGGTCGAGCCGGCTCGCCGCCGCGTCCAGACCCTCGAGGAAGAACGAGAATACGGCCGCGAAGCGGGAGACGAGCTGTGCGGGGTGGAGGTCCCAGCCCTGGTAGAACCCCTGGCTCAGAGACCGCCGGACATCGGAGTAATGCAGGCGCCATGCGCCGTGCACGACCGCCAGGTTCTCCACCCGCTCGGCCGGTGAGAGCGCCGTCTCTCCGCGATGCGGTTCGACGGGCAGCACGTTCGTCGCCCCATCCGAAAGCTGGACGCCGGTCCCGGCGAGCGAGAGCTGCAGGAGCTGCCTCGCCAGGTCGCACAACGGGTGCGCCAGCGTCTGGTCTTCCGCCGCGACCGCCACGGCGCCCGTGAGGTCGTACGCTCCGAGATGCACGGTGCGGCACCGCCCGCCCGCCGCCGCGACAAGCTCCGGCACGGCGATCCGTCCATCCGGCGCCACGAGCGACTGCGGCGTCTCGATCATGAGGTCGATCGCCACACGCTCCTCCGGCAGACCGAGCGTCGTCTCGAGCCGACTCAGGGCCGCCGTGAGCCGTTCCACCTGCCCGGCCGCGATGATCTTGGGAAGGAGCACCGTGAACCCGTCCGGCAGGTCGCGCCCGCTCCGCGCGAACGCGGCAAGGAAGAGTTCGAGCGTACGCAACGCCCGCCCCCCGGTGATCTCATCCAGCGACTTGATGCGGATGCCAAGCGAGGGCGGGAGACTGCCGGCCGCGGCTCCCGCCGCGACCTCCCTTGCCGCCGTGGCCGCCGCCTCATCTTCCTCCGCCTCGGACCGGACGCCGAACCCATCCTCGAAGTCGATCAGAAAGCACTCGACCGGCTCCCGTTCGAGCTTGGCGCGCACTCGCCGGCGCACCGCTTCCGCGGTCCCGGGGGGAAGGCGATTTCCGAGGGCCTCCCGCAGAGCGGCCGGGTCCGGCGCGTACCGGTCCAGGTAGCGTCCGGCGATCCGTCCGAGCTTGGCCGCCGTATCTCGTCGGAAGAGGTGAGCCCCGCCGACAACCGTGTGCACGGGCTGTTTCTGCATGGGCTCAACTTCCGCGGCTCCGGCCGCCGCAGCAACGAGCTGGCCGCCGGCACCCGAAAAACTGGCGACAACTCCCCTCGTCCCCTAGGATTGCGGGCGGTTATCTCACCAAGCGACTCACGGTTCGGGGAGCCGTGGGGCCTGTCGGGCGGGGTCGGCCCGAGGAGAGACGGTGGAGCCAACGAACGTCGAGAATCCCGACTACTACCACAAAGTCGTGGATTGCCAGTGGGCCTGCCCGGCCCACACCAACGTACCGGGCTACATCCGGCTCATCGCCCAGGAACGGTACGACGACGCCTACATGCTCAACTGGGAGTCGAACGTCTTTCCGGGCATCCTCGGCCGGACGTGCGACCGCCCCTGCGAGCCCGCATGCCGGCGCGTGAGAGTCGAGGAGAAGCCGGTCGCGATCTGTCGCCTCAAGCGCGTCGCCGCCGACCTCAGGGGCGACATCACGCCCCGCTTCCCGGAGATCCCGAAGCAGAAGAACGGGAAGAGGATCGCCTGCGTGGGCTCGGGCCCCGCGTCGCTGACCGTCGCCCGCGACCTCATGCCCCTCGGCTACGAGGTCACGATCTTCGAGAAGAACGACCGGCCCGGCGGCCTCATGTGGACGAACATTCCACAGTTCCGCCTGCCCCCCGAGGTGCTGTGGGAGGAGATCGACTACATCCTCGACATGGGCGTGGACATTCGCTACAACGCGCCCGTCGAAAGCATGAAGTGGCTGCTGGAGCAGGGGTTCGACGCCGTCTTCGTCGGTTCCGGCGCTCCGCGCGGCAAGGAGCTGCGCCTGCCGGGCCGGTACGACACGGACCACATCTACATCGGCATCGACTGGCTGGAATCCGTCGCCTTCGGGCACACGAACTCGATCGAGGAGAACGTGCTCGTCATCGGGGTCGGGAACACCGCGATGGACTGCTGCCGCACCTCGAAGCGGATCGGCGGAACGAACGTCAAGGTCATGGCCCGCAAGTCGAAGCCGTACTTCAAGGCCTCCCCCTGGGAGCTGGAGGACGCGGAAGAAGAACTCGTCGACATCGTCGAGAACCACTCGCCCACGGAGTTCGTCGTCGAGGACGGCGTCCTCAGGGGGATGAACTTCGACATCGTGGAATGGCACGAGAACGACCAGGGACGGCTCGTCGCGACGAAGCTCGACGAAGCGTTCTTCCCGGCGGAGGCCGTCATCCTCGCCATCGGGCAGGAGACCGCCTTCCCCTGGATCGAGGACGATGCGGGGATCGAGTTCAACAAGTGGCGAGAAGCGGTCGTCGACCGCACGACGTTCATGTCGACGCGCGAGGGCGTCTTCTTCGGCGGCGACGCGGCGTGGGGCCCCGAGAACATCATCTGGGCGGCCGAGCACGGGCATCAGGCGGCGATCTCCATCCACGCCTACTGCAGCGGCGAGGACATCCGCAAGCGTCCGCCCGAGCACATGAACCTCGTGAGCGCCAAGATGGGGCTCCACGAGTGGAGCTACTCGAACGACTACGAGTACGCGGCCCGGCGGAAGATGCGGCACGTCCGCCTGGAGCAGCGCCTCCAGAGCATCGCGACGGAAGTCGAGGAGGGGTTCGATCTCGAGCAGACGCTGACCGAGGTCGAGCGCTGCCTGAACTGCGACATTCAGACGCACTTCACGGGGAGCCTGTGCATCGAGTGTGACGCCTGCATCGACATCTGTCCCCTCAGTTGTCTCACGATCACGCACAACGGGGAGGAAGCGGATCTCCGCACGCGGCTGCTGGCGCCCGCCGAGAACACGGAACAGGACATCTACGTCTCCGAGGCGCTGCCGCAGACGGCGCGCGTCATGGTGAAGGACGAGGACCTCTGCATCCACTGCGGGCTGTGCGCGGAGCGCTGTCCGACGGCGGCCTGGGACATGCGGACCTTCGATCTGCTCAAGCCGTACGCGGGACAGGACGCGGACCATCCCTACTCGGGGATGGGAATCGAGGAGATGGCGCCGGGCGGCTTCGTTTCGGTGGCTCCCTGACGGAATGGCCGACATGAAGCCGACATGAAGGCCGACAGGAAGACGGACCGCGTGAACGACTTCGCGCTCAAGATCGGCACCGTGAACGGCACCGGCTCCGCGAGCGCCAACGGCCTCATCATGCAGTCGATCTTCCGGATGGGGGTTCCGGTGTCCGGGAAGAACGTCTTCCCCTCGAACATCCAGGGCCTTCCCACCTGGTACGAGATCCGCGTGAACCGGTCGGGCCACGTCGCGCGCACGCCGGACTTCGACCTCATCGTGGCGATGAACCCGGAGACCTACGCGCAGGACATCGAGGAACTCGTCCCCGGCGGCTGGCTGCTGTACGACTCGAGCTGGCCCATGGCGGATACGCTCCGGCGCGACGAGGTGACCTTCCTCGGCGTCCCGCTGGCCGAGATGTGCGTGAAGAGCTTCGACGGCGGGCGCACGCGCATCCTGATGAAGAACATCGCCTACACGGGCGCGCTCGCCGCCCTCCTCGACATCGACATGGATGTGATCCGGGGACTGCTCGAGGAGACCTTCGGCGAGAAGAAGCGTCATCT
The Candidatus Palauibacter australiensis genome window above contains:
- a CDS encoding pyridoxal-dependent decarboxylase — encoded protein: MRSISSRQRSRILELEEAARPLDPDAGERDRLMTEVHGYAQRFLDGLPERLAYRHDKSSVAEIRELGAGADTRPIGRLIDRIDESVVGVGLVPSHGGHLGYIPGGGIYASSLADYLAAVTNEYAGVRFTGPGAVEMENVILDWMARFAGYPATCAGNLASGGSIASLIAVVTAREAAGLRARDYERAVVYSSPHLHHCLHKALRMAGVGEAVRRDVPLDGEYRMRVDALAELVAEDRARGLRPWLVFASAGTVDIGAIDPLAEIADVAEREDLWFHVDGAYGGFFALLEEMRPALAGLERSDSLVLDPHKGMFLPYGTGAVLVRDGNALADAHTSGASYLQDTVEAERWGPSPAAVSPELTKHFRGLRVWLPLLLHGEAPFKACLREKLELARYFHREVGALGFEVESEPPLSVVTYRWVPESGDADAFNRALIEETHRDGRVFLSSTTIDGTFLLRMAALAFRTHLDTIDLALEVLAEAVERLEAHPERWRSEASAEASAGAPAEALAGGGGA
- a CDS encoding sialidase family protein, translated to MRTSEPPTRTRGRARGGRPVRSLAVAVLLVGCAGEAERHVSLEPGDVEFERSFPSGEPHLAVGAEGRAILTWIEPEDGVPALRLAIRGEGGWSEPRTVWASEEMFVNWADFPSSVEMRDGTLAVHWLEKVADAPYAYHVMLALSADDGMTWSEPFRAHDDASPTEHGFVSMVPWGDGAGLTWLDARAMAGDAGGGEHVAVGGEHLAGAGGGERGAMSVRFRTLAPDGRLGPEVLLDDRTCECCQTALARVGDGLVAAYRDRSESEVRDIAVVRGAGEDWTEPAAVSTDGWVIPGCPVNGPQLSGDEGALASAWYTGAGGTPQAYVAFSADGGATFGPRIRVDEGLPLGRVDIERLDDGSAAVVWLEASNETPRVLVRRVHPDGSLDAPLLISETAGERSSGFPRMVRRGDEFLFAWTIPGEGGGVRVRAVRLSD
- a CDS encoding serine hydrolase, with the translated sequence MYPLHKSSWRYGLAAALVAAFASAAEAQSRAERAEGYLRSFHDLRLFNGAALIVDEGEVLFEGAFGRSDFAAGGANDASTRFRIASLTKQFTAALVLRLEEEGLLRVDDPVGRHIEEYPPENADRVTLHHLLTHTSGLPSYTNMPGFMDWEAATPFSPGEILALTWEAPLSFEPGTDFEYSNSGYVLLGWIAERVTGLSYAEALRTYVLDPLELRDTGYDGSLRPPEGHAAGHTRDLVGYRPARLIDPSVPYSAGMLYSTVGDLTRWATRLFLDGGLFRDPETLARMTTPGLEAGAYGYGVGVRARDIERDRGVRTIEHSGGIFGFSSLLRVFPDHGRLIVLLDNTSSDLGPLVEGLTNLLWGAEAVRPKPSIAERLLPIVEAGGVEAAMTRYENWRRTRPEEYDYSPGQILRLAGHFRAGEPATAIAILEAYAAGTPEPLPIAIRFALSELHEEAGALEAASDHIRTALTYNPGMPRLLERLSEMGVEPDPALRLPIVRVEPEDLSILVGEYRIDPATTLTVTLEEDVLMAARTGETAFRLLPQSPTAFLMHGSAVQFVFEVAERVAGAVSVVEADQRLVFPRIAN
- the solA gene encoding N-methyl-L-tryptophan oxidase, with amino-acid sequence MHDFAVIGLGAIGSATAAELVRRGHSVVGFDRYRPPHTMGSAHSDTRMIRAGWYHASPYMPLVRDAFRRWKELGRSSGRTLLRTTGALMMGPEDGRAFAGGPLRGVAGPDTDYVPLSVEEVVERFPWLRPDPGTVSIYEPGAAILSLESCLEAMLEAAGGADLRFDEPVVGWSASASGVRVRTARGEYPARRLAIAAGAWTSQLLPELSLPLEVERTVQYWFEPAGEHTLTLRDGPAWVWELEQGGTWYGFPPTERGLKAGMHFQDGRRTDVERVDREIGASETEDLRWLFGRYAPGVAGALAHASVCLYTNTPDEDFIVDRHPDHSRVVIFAGGSGHAFKFTPVLGSLMADLLSDVPRRERSYFSIDRFE